The following are encoded together in the Lathyrus oleraceus cultivar Zhongwan6 chromosome 3, CAAS_Psat_ZW6_1.0, whole genome shotgun sequence genome:
- the LOC127129792 gene encoding uncharacterized protein LOC127129792, with translation MWQILLIDYDVQYVTQKAIKGNVLSDYLAHQPMEGYQSIKFDFLDEDIMFIRDCNIPGPDEGSELEARWTLVFNGASNAKGHGIGAVITSPTGFHISFTVRLCFDCTNNMAEYEACIYGIEATMDLRIKILKVFRDSTLVSSQVRGDWETRYKKLISYKEHIIKLIPYFDEITFHYILREESQLADSLDTLLSMFKDKWKNEALVIRIDHLDEPVHYLAMEFKSDDKSWCYDIKRYL, from the coding sequence CAAGGGGAATGTCTTGTCTGACTATCTTGCCCATCAACCTATGGAGGGTTACCAGTCGATCAAGTTTGACTTTCTcgatgaagatatcatgttcATCAGAGACTGTAATATTCCAGGCCCAGATGAAGGATCCGAACTAGAAGCgcgatggacgctcgtgttcAATGGTGCCTCTAATGCAAAAGGCCATGGAATAGGAGCAGTTATTACATCTCCAACTGGTTTTCACATTTCATTCACCGTTAGATTATGCTTTGActgtaccaataatatggcagaatatgaagcatgCATCTACGGTATTGAAGCAACCATGGACTTGAGAATCAAGATTCTTAAGGTGTTTAGAGATTCTACTTTAGTAAGCAGTCAAGTCCGAGGAGATTGGGAAACTCGGTATAAGAAGTTGATTTCGTACAAAGAACACATTATAAAATTGATTCCTTATTTTGATGAAATCACTTTTCATTACATTCTGAGGGAAGAGAGTCAGTTAGCTGATTCTCTAGATACTCTTTTATCCATGTTTAAAGACaagtggaagaatgaagcacTTGTCATCCGTATTGACCACTTGGATGAACCAGTGCACTATCTAGCAATGGAGTTTAAATCTGACGATAAGTCATGGTGCTACGACATTAAGAGATATCTATAA